A DNA window from Vigna unguiculata cultivar IT97K-499-35 chromosome 10, ASM411807v1, whole genome shotgun sequence contains the following coding sequences:
- the LOC114167652 gene encoding anoctamin-like protein At1g73020 encodes MSEDENEERVFEMGVVIPRRVIQEEDKSCDCAHVLVKEFEKVGFEVERVIGIADEFIKLAAPLETLGRAAAELQIKKRTHIGMDLQFEVEEVEAFVKQPDGSIFSWCERFQCYCHLIYGIVNDSKSAKALKFDGKEINWEIGENLILKLESENIVKQVFPLHDEKKRKKLLRSWALHWWHFTSQPIDEIYTYYGAKIAIYFAFLGMYTRWLLVPAAFGLTLQLIDFGPLKLVLLPVFFIMVILWAIMFSQFWKRKNNALLARWPISSVDTTDGGYKITGRKESTWQPPMELMKVLESDRIKAKEAFQKSEWLERFLRFRNDTFIIVTIICLQLPFELAYAHLYEILDSDVIKFALTAVYLFAIQYITKMGGKLSVKLIMKENNENTEKRADSLVYKVFGLYFMQTYIGIFYHALLHRNFSTLRQVLIQRLLLSEVLENLLENSLPYLKYTYKKYRVRHKKRARGEAREKIQITSRVEKEYLKPPYSASIGDELEDGLFDDYLELALQFGMILMFACAFPPAFVFAAVNNIMEIRTDALKLLAILRRPVPRAAATVGAWLNIFQFLILMSICTNCALLAWLYDEKGKWKIEPGLAAILIMEHVLLLIKFGFSRFVPEEPAWVRATRAKRTTQAQDMCSKKLLRTISGVDKKFGMKKLN; translated from the exons ATGAGCGAGGATGAAAATGAAGAACGTGTTTTTGAGATGGGGGTGGTGATTCCTAGGAGAGTGATTCAGGAGGAAGACAAATCATGTGACTGTGCACACGTCCTTGTAAAGGAGTTTGAGAAGGTGGGGTTTGAAGTTGAGAGAGTTATTGGCATTGCAGATGAGTTCATCAAG TTGGCTGCACCTTTGGAAACATTGGGGAGGGCTGCAGCTGAACTGCAAATCAAGAAACGGACTCATATTG GTATGGATTTGCAATTTGAGGTGGAGGAGGTCGAAGCTTTTGTGAAACAACCGGATGGTTCCATTTTCAGTTGGTGTGAGCGTTTTCAGTGCTACTGTCACTTAATATATGGAATA GTAAACGACAGCAAGTCCGCGAAAGCCCTTAAATTTGATGGAAAAGAAATCAATTGGGAAATTGGGGAGAATCTGATTCTGAAATTGGAATCAGAGAACATTGTTAAGCAAGTCTTTCCTTTGCATG atgaaaaaaagagaaagaagctTCTCAGGAGTTGGGCACTTCATTGGTGGCACTTCACAAGTCAGCCAATAGATGAGATTTATACATATTATGGGGCAAAG ATTGCAATATACTTTGCTTTTCTTGGAATGTACACACGGTGGCTGCTCGTTCCTGCTGCATTTGGGCTTACTTTGCAATTGATAGATTTTGG GCCATTGAAATTGGTGTTGCTCCCTGTCTTCTTTATCATGGTGATACTTTGGGCTATAATGTTTTCTCAGTTCTGGAAGCGTAAAAACAATGCACTTTTAGCTAG ATGGCCTATTAGTTCTGTAGATACAACTGATGGAGGATACAAGATCACTGGCAGAAAGGAAAGCACCTGGCAGCCCCCAATGGAACTCATGAAAGTACTTGAGTCTGATAGAATTAAAGCGAAGGAAGCATTCCAAAAATCTGAGTGGCTTGAGCGTTTCTTGCGATTCAGAAATGATACTTTTATTATCGTCACCATCATATGCCTCCAGTTACCATTTGAGTTGGCATATGCCCATCTTTATGAAATTCTTGATTCTGATGTAATTAA GTTTGCTCTCACTGCTGTTTACCTATTCGCCATTCAGTATATTACCAAGATGGGTGGCAAGCTGTCTGTCAAACTTATCATGAAAGAAAACAATGAAAACACAGAAAAACGAGCTGACAGCTTGGTCTACAAG GTGTTTGGTCTGTACTTTATGCAGACATACATTGGAATCTTTTATCATGCCTTGTTGCATCGCAATTTTTCAACTCTTCGTCAAGTGTTGATTCAGCGGCTTCTACTGTCCGAG GTGCTGGAAAACTTATTGGAAAATTCATTGCCTTATCTCAAGTATACCTATAAAAAATACAGGGTTCG ACATAAGAAGAGAGCGAGAGGAGAAGCAAGAGAAAAAATCCAAATTACTTCTAGAGTAGAGAAAGAATACCTTAAGCCCCCTTACTCTGCTAGCATTGGTGATGAACTTGAAGATGGATTATTTGATG ATTACTTAGAATTGGCATTGCAGTTTGGCATGATTTTGATGTTTGCTTGTGCATTTCCACCTGCATTTGTTTTTGCTGCTGTG AACAATATTATGGAAATCAGGACAGATGCTTTGAAGCTGCTAGCCATTTTGAGGCGCCCTGTTCCTCGGGCTGCTGCAACAGTAGGAGCCTGGCTTAACATATTTCAG TTTCTCATATTGATGTCTATATGCACCAACTGTGCCCTTTTAGCATGGCTATATGATGAGAAAGGGAAATGGAAAATAGAGCCTGGACTTGCAGCAATCTTAATCATGGAGCATGTTCTCTTGTTGATTAAGTTTGGTTTCTCTCGATTCGTTCCTGAG GAACCTGCTTGGGTAAGAGCGACCCGTGCAAAACGCACCACACAGGCACAGGATATGTGTTCTAAGAAGCTTCTAAGGACTATTTCTGGAGTGGACAAGAAGTTTGGAATGAAAAAATTGAACTGA